A genomic stretch from Cellulomonas sp. KRMCY2 includes:
- a CDS encoding helix-turn-helix transcriptional regulator yields MARSPMTTPFVAREAEIAAFDDALVRAAAGQPSAVLLGADAGVGKTRLVTEAAAGAATAGATAITVHCVDLGEVGLPYLPFAEAIAQLRALPAMADVVERVVEARPALARLLPGSSVAQVAGEDTGGRLQIFDGIATLLAAVGRPGAPLVLIIEDLHWADSSSRDVLRFLVARLRDEHLLLIGTYRTDDLHRRHPLRPVLAELWRHPRVERMDLMPFTDDELRRFAAAVLGEPPDEASYRSVLERSEGNAYFAEELLEGGGDGEALPWTLADVLRARIEQLDPQVQHLLRIAAVAGRQVDEPLLRAVARAAEGGDGGSPWFDGPAAFDTALRDAITHHALVAEDGRLAFRHALLAEVIYADLLPGEQTALHRAYLTAMSADPALGPASSLAVHAMRAHELPAALRASHDAALKAGVVLAPAEELRHLETVLRLWDAVPGAADLLGQDRAAVLHHAAGAASRAGELDRAVALARDAVHAAEADPARAATLRTALARYLLGTDRGEDALTESTRALADLAPDAPSAHRAWALATHARALLVADRDDEARAWATETIETARAAGAAAAEADALATLAVLVVDDPDHSAELLATARLRAREAGDPVTEQRCAYNLATTLYYAGRLAECAAALDSVAERSRETGLAWSEFGLSAHFFVELVRYTRGDLTRPERSIESLPESQAILFAAVRLYAAVARGDEDVIDRGRALETFWPLDAQVALIAGGCTIDALTWAADLDAAVELGTGLLEHLGRTWSDYFLGGIWLAALVIAALADGAARDRLVGIDPALKERRGTELLEHAVATAERGRPRGGRLGPEGRAWLARAHAEHSRLIGVNDPELWRTATETFGYGYRYEEARSRWRWAQARLAAGDRPGAQAQVAAAARAAAEMGAAPLTAAVQALARRGRLDVPGSRSSGVGLLTERESEVLALVAEGLSNRQIGEQLFISGKTVSVHVSNVLAKLGVAGRTEAVTVAHRRGLIADEA; encoded by the coding sequence ATGGCCCGCAGCCCGATGACGACACCCTTCGTCGCCCGAGAAGCCGAGATCGCCGCCTTCGACGATGCCCTGGTGCGCGCAGCGGCCGGTCAGCCGTCGGCCGTCCTGCTCGGGGCGGACGCCGGCGTCGGCAAGACGCGACTCGTCACCGAGGCCGCCGCCGGGGCCGCCACGGCCGGTGCGACGGCGATCACCGTGCACTGCGTCGACCTGGGCGAGGTCGGCCTGCCCTACCTGCCGTTCGCCGAGGCGATCGCCCAGCTCCGCGCGCTGCCCGCGATGGCGGACGTGGTCGAGCGGGTGGTCGAGGCACGGCCGGCCCTGGCGCGGCTGCTGCCCGGCTCGTCGGTCGCCCAGGTCGCCGGTGAGGACACCGGCGGCCGCCTGCAGATCTTCGACGGCATCGCCACCCTGCTGGCCGCGGTCGGCCGTCCGGGTGCACCGCTCGTCCTGATCATCGAGGACCTGCACTGGGCGGACTCGTCGAGCCGCGACGTGCTGCGCTTCCTGGTCGCCCGCCTGCGGGACGAGCACCTGCTCCTGATCGGTACCTACCGCACCGACGACCTGCACCGGCGGCACCCGCTCCGACCGGTCCTCGCCGAGCTGTGGCGCCACCCCCGGGTCGAGCGGATGGACCTGATGCCGTTCACCGACGACGAGCTGCGCCGGTTCGCCGCGGCCGTCCTGGGCGAACCGCCGGACGAGGCGTCGTACCGCAGCGTGCTCGAGAGGTCGGAGGGCAACGCGTACTTCGCCGAGGAGCTGCTGGAGGGAGGCGGCGACGGCGAGGCCCTGCCCTGGACCCTCGCAGATGTCCTGCGCGCACGGATCGAGCAGCTCGACCCGCAGGTGCAGCACCTGCTGCGGATCGCCGCGGTGGCCGGACGACAGGTCGACGAGCCGCTGCTGCGCGCCGTCGCGCGCGCAGCGGAGGGCGGCGACGGCGGCAGCCCCTGGTTCGACGGGCCGGCCGCCTTCGACACGGCGCTCCGGGACGCGATCACCCACCACGCCCTGGTCGCCGAGGACGGACGCCTGGCCTTCCGGCACGCCCTGCTCGCCGAGGTCATCTACGCCGATCTCCTCCCGGGCGAGCAGACCGCCCTGCACCGCGCCTATCTCACGGCGATGAGTGCGGACCCGGCACTCGGCCCGGCCTCGAGCCTGGCCGTGCACGCCATGCGAGCACACGAGCTCCCGGCTGCGCTGCGCGCCTCGCACGACGCAGCGCTCAAGGCCGGAGTCGTCCTGGCCCCGGCCGAGGAGCTGCGCCACCTCGAGACGGTCCTGCGCCTGTGGGACGCCGTACCAGGCGCAGCCGACCTGCTCGGCCAGGACCGCGCCGCCGTCCTGCACCACGCCGCAGGAGCAGCGAGCAGGGCCGGTGAGCTCGACCGTGCCGTCGCTCTGGCGCGCGACGCCGTGCACGCGGCCGAGGCGGACCCGGCGCGCGCGGCGACCCTGCGCACGGCCCTCGCGCGATACCTGCTGGGTACCGACCGGGGCGAGGACGCGCTGACCGAGTCGACCCGGGCGCTGGCCGACCTGGCCCCGGACGCCCCGTCGGCGCACCGTGCCTGGGCGCTCGCCACGCATGCGCGCGCCCTGCTCGTCGCCGACCGGGACGACGAGGCGCGCGCGTGGGCCACCGAGACGATCGAGACCGCCCGGGCGGCGGGAGCCGCGGCCGCGGAGGCCGATGCGCTCGCGACCCTCGCCGTGCTGGTCGTCGACGACCCCGACCACTCGGCCGAGCTCCTCGCGACGGCGCGCCTGCGCGCGCGGGAGGCGGGCGACCCGGTCACCGAGCAGCGCTGCGCGTACAACCTCGCGACGACGCTCTACTACGCCGGCAGGCTCGCGGAGTGCGCCGCTGCGCTCGACTCCGTGGCCGAGCGCAGCCGGGAGACGGGTCTGGCCTGGAGCGAGTTCGGCCTGTCGGCCCACTTCTTCGTCGAGCTCGTCCGGTACACGCGGGGCGACCTGACCCGCCCGGAGCGGTCGATCGAGAGCCTGCCGGAGTCGCAGGCGATCCTCTTCGCCGCGGTCCGGCTCTACGCCGCCGTCGCACGCGGGGACGAGGACGTCATCGACCGCGGGCGCGCGCTCGAGACGTTCTGGCCCCTCGACGCGCAGGTCGCCCTGATCGCCGGTGGCTGCACGATCGACGCTCTGACCTGGGCGGCGGACCTCGATGCCGCCGTCGAGCTGGGCACCGGCCTGCTCGAGCACCTCGGCCGCACCTGGTCCGACTACTTCCTCGGCGGGATCTGGCTGGCCGCCCTCGTCATCGCCGCCCTGGCCGACGGCGCCGCGCGGGACCGGCTCGTCGGCATCGACCCTGCGCTCAAGGAGCGGCGCGGCACCGAGCTCCTCGAGCACGCCGTCGCGACAGCAGAACGTGGGCGACCCCGCGGTGGGCGGCTCGGGCCCGAGGGTCGTGCCTGGCTGGCCCGGGCGCACGCCGAGCACAGCCGGCTGATCGGCGTGAACGACCCCGAGCTCTGGCGCACCGCGACCGAGACCTTCGGCTACGGGTATCGCTACGAGGAGGCCCGGAGCCGGTGGCGCTGGGCCCAGGCCCGGCTCGCGGCCGGCGACCGGCCCGGTGCTCAGGCGCAGGTGGCAGCAGCGGCGCGCGCAGCCGCCGAGATGGGGGCGGCGCCGCTGACCGCCGCGGTGCAGGCCCTCGCACGGCGCGGGCGGCTGGACGTCCCCGGATCGCGCAGCAGCGGCGTCGGGCTGCTGACCGAGCGGGAGTCGGAGGTCTTGGCGCTGGTGGCCGAGGGCCTGAGCAACCGGCAGATCGGCGAGCAGCTGTTCATCAGCGGCAAGACGGTCAGCGTCCACGTGTCGAACGTGCTCGCCAAGCTCGGGGTCGCGGGACGCACCGAGGCCGTGACCGTCGCCCACCGCCGGGGTCTGATCGCGGACGAGGCCTGA
- a CDS encoding IS30 family transposase: MFAALIARGESSAQASRIVGINPRTGKRWRNGRKVVSSSGRVLEYAPVIATRSRPEPSVRCLSQDERIRIADLRREGLSVRQVAARLGRAPSTVSRELRRHAREDGSYRPFEAHRQALKALARPRRSRLAGDEQLCEYVTCKLKAHWSPEQIAHELRVVFPDDPSRWVCTETIYQAVYRPDLGGLPRELPGRVLRRRRRQRVARRHAQARRPRSMGQMVSISHRPATVLERVEPGHWEGDLIVGSANKSAIVTLVERTTRFTLLGHLPGRFHGAEPVREAVVAALAQLPAHLRRTLTWDQGSEMALHEKITTVLDLPVYFADPHSPWQRPTNENTNGLLRDWFPKGSDLSVHPASHLELVAAELNTRPRKTLGWDTPTARLATLIST, from the coding sequence ATGTTCGCGGCGCTGATTGCCAGGGGTGAGTCCTCGGCGCAGGCGTCGAGGATCGTGGGGATCAACCCGCGCACGGGCAAGCGGTGGCGCAACGGACGCAAGGTCGTCTCTTCCAGCGGGCGGGTGCTGGAGTATGCGCCGGTGATCGCAACACGCTCCCGGCCTGAGCCCTCGGTCCGCTGCTTGTCCCAGGACGAACGGATCAGGATCGCCGACCTGCGCCGCGAGGGGCTCTCGGTCCGGCAGGTCGCGGCACGGCTGGGTCGGGCGCCTTCGACGGTCAGCCGCGAGCTGCGCCGCCACGCCCGAGAGGACGGGTCCTACCGGCCGTTCGAGGCGCACCGGCAGGCGCTCAAGGCACTGGCTCGCCCGCGCCGCTCGCGTCTGGCCGGCGATGAGCAGCTGTGCGAGTACGTGACCTGCAAGCTCAAGGCGCACTGGAGCCCGGAGCAGATCGCGCACGAGCTGCGCGTGGTCTTCCCCGACGACCCGTCGCGGTGGGTGTGCACCGAGACGATCTACCAGGCCGTCTACCGCCCCGACCTCGGCGGCCTGCCGCGTGAGCTGCCCGGGCGGGTGCTGCGCCGCCGACGCCGTCAGCGTGTCGCACGCCGCCATGCTCAGGCCCGCCGACCGCGGTCGATGGGGCAGATGGTCTCGATCAGTCATCGGCCCGCGACGGTGCTCGAGCGGGTCGAGCCCGGCCATTGGGAAGGTGACCTGATCGTCGGGTCCGCCAACAAGTCAGCGATCGTCACGCTCGTCGAGCGCACCACCCGGTTCACGCTCCTGGGTCACCTGCCGGGCCGGTTCCACGGCGCCGAACCGGTGCGTGAGGCCGTCGTCGCGGCACTCGCCCAGCTGCCGGCGCACCTGCGCCGGACCCTGACGTGGGACCAGGGCAGCGAGATGGCGTTGCACGAGAAGATCACCACGGTCCTGGACCTGCCGGTCTACTTCGCTGACCCGCACTCCCCGTGGCAGAGACCAACGAACGAGAACACCAACGGGCTGCTGCGCGACTGGTTCCCCAAGGGCTCCGACCTGTCCGTGCACCCCGCCTCGCATCTGGAACTCGTGGCCGCCGAGCTCAACACCCGACCACGCAAGACACTCGGCTGGGACACCCCCACCGCCCGCCTCGCTACGCTCATCTCGACATAG
- a CDS encoding LacI family DNA-binding transcriptional regulator, whose translation MARVTLQTIADKVGVSRMTVSNAFSKPDQLSAELRRTILAAAEEVGYVGPDPSARALARGTTGAVGVLLTDSVGSAFSDPIAAGFFGSVAEELAPTGLALSLLPSSSGETIPARDIPMDGALVYACAADTTAIDWLVRRRLPLVFVDQPPVPGSASVLLDDRVGSRAAAKHVLDLGHRSIALLAFADGRRGVVADPADAGTGYVSRERVMGWLDVLAVDGVRITAVDLPVNSEQEAYAAARLVLDAPEHPTAVLCFSDVIAWGVLHAAQDLGLQVPDDVSVVGFDDSALAGRVRPALTTVRQDLAAKGRAAALALTTAIERARTGSLAEPEHIVVPTELVVRESTGPAPDRSALRP comes from the coding sequence GTGGCGCGGGTGACCCTGCAGACGATCGCCGACAAGGTCGGCGTCAGCCGCATGACGGTCTCGAACGCGTTCTCCAAGCCCGACCAGCTCTCGGCCGAGCTGCGCCGCACGATCCTCGCGGCAGCCGAGGAGGTCGGCTACGTCGGCCCGGACCCGTCCGCGCGCGCCCTGGCCCGCGGCACCACCGGCGCCGTCGGCGTCCTGCTCACCGACTCCGTCGGGTCGGCGTTCTCCGACCCGATCGCCGCAGGGTTCTTCGGGTCCGTCGCCGAGGAGCTCGCGCCCACCGGGCTGGCCCTGTCGCTGCTGCCGTCGTCGTCGGGCGAGACCATCCCGGCCCGGGACATCCCGATGGACGGCGCCCTGGTCTATGCGTGCGCTGCCGACACGACGGCGATCGACTGGCTGGTCCGGCGGCGCCTCCCGCTGGTCTTCGTCGACCAGCCGCCGGTGCCGGGCAGTGCGAGCGTGCTGCTCGACGACCGCGTCGGATCCCGCGCAGCCGCCAAGCACGTGCTCGACCTCGGACACCGCAGCATCGCGCTGTTAGCGTTCGCAGACGGGCGCCGTGGTGTCGTGGCCGACCCTGCGGACGCCGGCACCGGCTACGTCTCGCGGGAGCGGGTCATGGGCTGGCTCGACGTGCTCGCTGTCGACGGCGTCCGGATCACCGCTGTCGACCTGCCGGTCAACTCCGAGCAGGAGGCCTACGCCGCCGCTCGCCTGGTGCTCGATGCGCCCGAGCACCCGACGGCCGTGCTGTGCTTCTCCGACGTCATCGCCTGGGGCGTGCTGCACGCCGCGCAGGACCTCGGCCTGCAGGTGCCCGACGACGTGTCGGTCGTCGGCTTCGACGACAGTGCACTGGCCGGCAGGGTGCGTCCGGCGCTGACGACCGTGCGGCAGGACCTCGCGGCCAAGGGTCGCGCGGCCGCGCTGGCCCTGACGACGGCGATCGAGCGCGCCCGGACCGGCTCGCTCGCCGAGCCGGAGCACATCGTCGTGCCGACCGAGCTCGTCGTGCGGGAGTCCACCGGCCCGGCACCCGACCGCAGCGCCCTGCGGCCGTAG
- the ligD gene encoding non-homologous end-joining DNA ligase yields the protein MARATTPAVELEVRGRTVRVTSPDRVVFAERGLTKLDVVQYFLSVGDGILGALRDRPTTLERWPKGVFEGARLATRADSSGDAFYQKRVPQGAPDYVRTATIGFPSGRTADEVCPSELAVVAWAANLGTITFHPWPVRSADVDSPDQLRIDLDPQPGTDFSDAARVAPEVRALLHELGMEGWPKTSGGRGLHIFVPIEPRWTFTQARRATIALGREIERRMPEQVTMKWWKEERGRKIFVDYNQMARDRTIASAYSVRANPRATVSAPLRWDEVGEVRPDDFDVTTVPARFAEVGDLFAPLVAGAGAAYSIEPLLELADRDERDHGQADLPYPPEYPKMPGEPTRVQPSRARRAPDPIE from the coding sequence ATGGCGCGCGCGACCACGCCGGCGGTCGAGCTCGAGGTCAGGGGCCGTACCGTCCGGGTGACAAGTCCGGACCGGGTGGTCTTCGCCGAGCGCGGGCTGACCAAGCTCGACGTCGTGCAGTACTTCCTGTCGGTCGGGGACGGCATCCTTGGGGCGCTGCGCGACCGGCCGACGACGCTCGAGCGCTGGCCCAAGGGCGTCTTCGAGGGCGCCAGGCTCGCCACCCGGGCCGACTCCTCGGGCGACGCCTTCTACCAGAAGCGGGTCCCGCAGGGTGCCCCCGACTACGTGCGGACCGCGACCATCGGCTTCCCGAGCGGACGGACGGCCGACGAGGTCTGCCCGAGCGAGCTCGCGGTCGTCGCCTGGGCAGCCAACCTCGGGACGATCACGTTCCACCCGTGGCCGGTGCGCTCCGCCGACGTCGACTCCCCCGACCAGCTGCGGATCGACCTGGACCCCCAGCCGGGCACCGACTTCAGCGACGCCGCCCGGGTCGCGCCCGAGGTCCGCGCCCTGCTGCACGAGCTCGGCATGGAGGGCTGGCCGAAGACGTCCGGCGGACGGGGGCTGCACATCTTCGTGCCGATCGAGCCCCGCTGGACGTTCACGCAGGCCAGGCGGGCCACGATCGCCCTGGGCCGCGAGATCGAGCGACGGATGCCCGAGCAGGTGACCATGAAGTGGTGGAAGGAGGAACGTGGGCGCAAGATCTTCGTCGACTACAACCAGATGGCCCGCGACCGGACCATCGCCTCGGCGTACTCGGTGCGCGCCAACCCCCGCGCGACCGTCTCTGCACCGCTCCGCTGGGACGAGGTCGGCGAGGTCCGTCCCGACGACTTCGACGTGACGACCGTGCCGGCCAGGTTCGCCGAGGTCGGTGACCTCTTCGCACCGCTGGTGGCCGGGGCCGGGGCGGCGTACTCGATCGAGCCCCTGCTCGAGCTCGCCGACCGGGACGAGCGGGACCACGGGCAGGCGGACCTGCCCTACCCACCGGAGTACCCGAAGATGCCGGGCGAGCCCACCCGCGTCCAGCCGAGCCGCGCCCGTCGCGCCCCCGACCCGATCGAGTGA
- a CDS encoding CotH kinase family protein, whose product MSHTPLPRRHWSRATAVVLATTVSLGALTSCTTSPSPGDAAATDGSAVTTTAGSLFDSSQVHDVAVTFDEADYTAMIEAYTSTGDKSWISATVTVDGVVFEEVGLRLKGNSSLRGVSADADPTTMPWLVRLDKYVDGQELDGVTSFVVRSSTTTTALNEAVALELIGLSGLATQRATPTRFSINGGDAVLRLVIENPDDTWAEAVFDTDGVLYKSEAEGSWAYQGDDPESYAESFDQETGDEEDLTPLIGFLEWLDTSDDATFAAELTDHLDVDAFATYLAVQDLVDNFDDISGPGNNSYLRYDAETGVFTVVSWDQNLSFGTMGGGGMPGEAGAGREMPEGMTFPEGATPPEGFDPPDATAVPDGVAPTDGIVPTDGPTLPGGGGEPPAGFEPGGRMGQDGGLGGNVLAERFMADDGFAALYDAALAGLTASLYDSGTAADVLATWTEVLTSQASDLVDAGTITQEAAAIATYWE is encoded by the coding sequence ATGAGTCACACACCCCTGCCCCGGCGGCACTGGTCCCGTGCGACAGCAGTCGTGCTCGCCACGACCGTGTCCCTCGGCGCACTCACGTCGTGCACCACGAGCCCGAGCCCAGGAGACGCCGCCGCGACGGACGGCTCGGCCGTCACGACGACCGCCGGCTCGCTGTTCGACAGCTCCCAGGTGCATGACGTCGCGGTGACCTTCGACGAGGCCGACTACACCGCGATGATCGAGGCGTACACGTCGACCGGAGACAAGTCGTGGATCTCCGCGACGGTCACGGTCGACGGCGTGGTCTTCGAGGAGGTCGGTCTCCGGCTCAAGGGCAACTCCTCGCTGCGCGGCGTCAGCGCCGACGCCGACCCGACGACCATGCCGTGGCTCGTTCGCCTGGACAAGTACGTCGACGGGCAGGAGCTCGACGGTGTGACGTCCTTCGTCGTGCGCTCGAGCACCACGACCACGGCGCTGAACGAGGCAGTGGCGCTCGAGCTCATCGGGCTCAGCGGCCTCGCCACCCAGCGGGCGACCCCCACGCGGTTCAGCATCAACGGCGGCGACGCCGTGCTGCGCCTGGTGATCGAGAACCCGGACGACACCTGGGCCGAGGCGGTCTTCGACACCGACGGCGTGCTCTACAAGTCGGAGGCCGAGGGCAGCTGGGCCTACCAGGGCGACGACCCGGAGTCGTACGCGGAGTCCTTCGACCAGGAGACCGGCGACGAGGAGGACCTCACGCCGTTGATCGGCTTCCTGGAGTGGCTCGACACGTCCGACGACGCGACGTTCGCCGCCGAGCTCACCGACCACCTCGACGTCGATGCGTTCGCCACCTACCTCGCGGTGCAGGACCTCGTCGACAACTTCGACGACATCTCCGGGCCGGGCAACAACTCGTACCTGCGCTACGACGCCGAGACCGGGGTGTTCACAGTGGTCAGCTGGGACCAGAACCTGTCCTTCGGCACGATGGGCGGCGGCGGCATGCCGGGCGAGGCAGGGGCGGGTCGGGAGATGCCCGAGGGCATGACCTTCCCCGAGGGCGCGACCCCGCCGGAGGGCTTCGACCCGCCAGACGCCACCGCTGTGCCCGACGGCGTCGCCCCGACCGACGGCATCGTCCCGACCGACGGCCCGACCCTCCCCGGTGGCGGAGGCGAGCCCCCGGCCGGCTTCGAGCCGGGCGGGCGGATGGGTCAGGACGGCGGCCTCGGCGGCAACGTCCTGGCGGAGCGCTTCATGGCGGACGACGGCTTCGCCGCGCTGTACGACGCGGCGCTCGCCGGGCTGACCGCGAGCCTGTACGACAGCGGCACGGCGGCGGACGTCCTGGCGACGTGGACCGAGGTGCTCACGAGCCAGGCGAGCGACCTGGTCGATGCCGGGACGATCACCCAGGAGGCTGCGGCGATCGCGACGTACTGGGAGTGA
- a CDS encoding DUF4956 domain-containing protein, translating to MPDILLLATDLVAITVLTYVSYFRKHRRRDMLLAYMGLNVGVLAVSTVLTGSAVGLGLGLGLFGVLSIIRLRSSEISQEEVAYYFAALALGLIFGLAPEPRWLALVLGALIVVVVLVVDHAPIHARARRQIIVLDTVVTDEAELAAHLERLLGATVMVAIVQSTDLVRDSMVVDVRYQLPDAAPRVQAWAGDDAAGSVRSVRATAEPVR from the coding sequence GTGCCCGACATCCTTCTCCTCGCCACCGACCTCGTGGCGATCACGGTCCTGACCTACGTCTCGTACTTCCGCAAGCACCGTCGTCGCGACATGCTCCTGGCGTACATGGGCCTGAACGTCGGCGTGCTCGCGGTCTCGACGGTCCTGACCGGCTCGGCCGTGGGCCTCGGGCTGGGGCTCGGGCTGTTCGGTGTGCTCTCGATCATCCGGCTGCGCTCCTCGGAGATCAGCCAGGAGGAGGTCGCCTACTACTTCGCCGCACTCGCCCTGGGCCTGATCTTCGGCCTCGCCCCCGAGCCGCGCTGGCTCGCCCTCGTGCTCGGCGCACTGATCGTCGTCGTCGTCCTGGTCGTCGACCATGCGCCCATCCATGCCCGGGCCCGCCGCCAGATCATCGTCCTGGACACCGTCGTGACCGACGAGGCCGAGCTCGCGGCCCACCTGGAACGCCTGCTCGGCGCCACCGTGATGGTCGCGATCGTGCAGTCGACGGACCTCGTCCGCGACTCGATGGTCGTCGACGTCCGGTACCAGCTGCCGGACGCTGCCCCGCGGGTCCAGGCATGGGCGGGCGACGACGCCGCCGGGTCCGTGCGGTCGGTCCGGGCGACGGCGGAGCCGGTCCGATGA
- a CDS encoding DUF4153 domain-containing protein, which translates to MTDHDGPPPPLPSPSSSTSSSASTAAPLPVPALADVPLVAPSAWQAPAPSAALPRTGPTTALAPRERSPFARSLTAFWGERHRTVPTGVLVTVVVAGVAGGGLVVGHRLGLGAALVGLLAWAAAVPALVRRRAVGDLVTAALSVALLGVVAVSDADWVVALCLATAAWAGAVAATSARSAPAVALSGISWAFGVVRALPWLTRAAGTLAGSRRGQLLVALRSVAVTGVLLVVFGLLFASADRVFASYLPRLDADLLPAQTVIGILVALTAATLAHLALAPPGWSSLTVRAGRPARRGEWLLPILALDAMVLGFVLVQIGALLGGHRHVLETAGLSYAEYAREGFAQLVAVTALTLLVVAVAVRRAPRVTDTDRAISRAALVVLCVGTLGVVASALRRMDLYVEAFGLTRLRLYVVAVEVVLAAILVLVMVAGVRWRGSWLPRAVVQVVAVAMLGLAVVNPDALIVRHNTTADLDVALDVSYLQGLSADAVPAMDDLEEPLRSCLLASVDVGPSEGLADWNLGRSRAAGVLAEASVAADVATACPQVYQDR; encoded by the coding sequence GTGACCGATCATGACGGACCCCCGCCTCCGCTGCCTTCCCCGTCATCGTCCACGTCGTCGTCAGCGTCGACGGCCGCACCGCTGCCGGTCCCTGCGCTCGCCGACGTCCCGCTCGTCGCGCCGTCCGCCTGGCAGGCTCCCGCGCCATCGGCCGCGCTCCCGCGCACGGGGCCGACGACGGCGCTGGCGCCCCGCGAGCGGAGCCCGTTCGCGCGGTCGCTGACGGCGTTCTGGGGTGAGCGTCACCGGACCGTGCCGACCGGGGTGCTCGTCACCGTCGTGGTGGCGGGTGTTGCGGGCGGCGGGCTGGTGGTCGGGCACCGGCTGGGACTCGGCGCCGCGCTCGTCGGTCTGCTGGCCTGGGCCGCCGCCGTGCCGGCGCTGGTCCGCCGGCGTGCGGTCGGGGACCTCGTGACTGCGGCGCTGTCGGTCGCGCTGCTCGGGGTCGTCGCCGTCAGTGACGCCGACTGGGTCGTCGCGCTGTGCCTGGCGACCGCGGCGTGGGCCGGCGCGGTCGCTGCGACGTCGGCGCGCTCGGCGCCCGCCGTGGCACTCAGCGGGATCAGCTGGGCGTTCGGCGTCGTGCGCGCGCTGCCGTGGCTGACCCGGGCTGCCGGGACGCTCGCCGGATCGCGCCGTGGCCAGCTGCTCGTCGCCCTGCGCAGCGTCGCGGTGACCGGCGTCCTGCTGGTGGTCTTCGGACTGCTGTTCGCCAGCGCCGACCGGGTCTTCGCCAGCTACCTGCCACGGCTCGACGCCGATCTGCTCCCCGCCCAGACCGTGATCGGCATCCTGGTCGCCCTCACCGCCGCGACGCTGGCCCACCTGGCGCTAGCCCCGCCGGGATGGTCGAGCCTCACCGTCCGCGCCGGCCGACCCGCTCGCCGTGGGGAGTGGCTGCTGCCGATCCTGGCCCTCGACGCGATGGTGCTGGGCTTCGTCCTCGTGCAGATCGGGGCGCTGCTCGGTGGGCACCGGCACGTGCTCGAGACCGCTGGCCTGAGCTATGCCGAGTACGCGCGGGAGGGTTTCGCGCAGCTGGTGGCAGTGACCGCCCTGACTCTCCTCGTGGTGGCGGTCGCCGTCCGGCGGGCACCTCGCGTGACCGACACCGACCGGGCGATCTCGCGCGCTGCGCTGGTGGTCCTGTGCGTCGGGACGCTCGGTGTCGTCGCCTCGGCGCTGCGCCGGATGGACCTGTACGTCGAGGCGTTCGGGCTGACCCGGTTGCGGCTGTACGTCGTCGCGGTCGAGGTCGTCCTCGCTGCGATCCTCGTCCTGGTGATGGTCGCGGGCGTGCGCTGGCGCGGCAGCTGGCTGCCGCGGGCCGTGGTGCAGGTCGTCGCGGTGGCGATGCTCGGCCTGGCCGTGGTCAACCCGGACGCGCTGATCGTGCGGCACAACACCACGGCCGACCTCGACGTCGCGCTGGACGTCTCCTACCTGCAAGGTCTCTCGGCCGACGCCGTTCCGGCGATGGACGACCTCGAGGAGCCGCTGAGGTCCTGCCTGCTCGCATCCGTCGACGTCGGGCCGTCGGAGGGTCTGGCGGACTGGAACCTCGGCCGGTCCCGTGCCGCAGGCGTGCTGGCCGAGGCATCCGTCGCCGCCGACGTCGCGACGGCCTGCCCGCAGGTCTACCAGGACCGCTGA
- a CDS encoding polyphosphate polymerase domain-containing protein, giving the protein MSGAAVQDRTALALDGAHGALARLEPVSLAEVQVLADLQTRVDRKYVVGPEVVERLVTEVLTDASVLTIDGRTSFRYESVYFDTPDLTAYRDAAHGRRLRFKVRTRAYLDTDACVLEVKTSGGRDQTVKQRMDYDIEDRMILTPAGQAFVLDCLARSGPTRSDRAVDVASLRPAATTAYRRSTVVDLVAGTRLTVDADLVVSTPDSASVRLTDQVVLETKSTGRASAADHWLWTAGHRPSRISKYCVGLAALDAALPANRWAQTLARHF; this is encoded by the coding sequence ATGAGCGGGGCAGCCGTGCAGGACCGGACCGCGCTCGCGCTCGACGGTGCGCACGGGGCGCTCGCGCGCCTCGAACCGGTCTCGCTCGCCGAGGTCCAGGTGCTGGCCGACCTGCAAACGCGGGTGGACCGCAAGTACGTCGTCGGGCCGGAGGTCGTCGAGCGGCTCGTGACCGAGGTCCTGACCGACGCGAGCGTCCTGACGATCGACGGTCGAACGAGCTTCCGCTACGAGTCGGTCTACTTCGACACCCCCGACCTGACCGCGTACCGCGACGCGGCCCACGGTCGTCGTCTGCGGTTCAAGGTCAGGACCCGGGCCTACCTGGACACCGACGCATGCGTGCTCGAGGTCAAGACCAGCGGCGGACGTGACCAGACCGTCAAGCAGCGGATGGACTACGACATCGAGGACCGGATGATCCTCACCCCGGCGGGGCAGGCCTTCGTGCTCGACTGCCTCGCGCGGAGCGGACCGACCCGCTCGGACCGCGCGGTCGATGTCGCGAGCCTCCGTCCGGCTGCGACGACGGCCTACCGGCGCAGCACCGTCGTCGACCTCGTCGCCGGCACCCGGCTGACCGTCGACGCCGACCTCGTCGTCTCGACGCCGGACAGTGCGTCCGTCCGGCTGACCGACCAGGTCGTGCTCGAGACCAAGTCCACCGGACGTGCCTCGGCGGCGGACCACTGGCTGTGGACGGCCGGCCACCGACCCAGCCGGATCAGCAAGTACTGCGTCGGCCTCGCCGCACTCGACGCTGCGCTGCCCGCGAACCGTTGGGCCCAGACGCTGGCCCGCCACTTCTGA